The Lucilia cuprina isolate Lc7/37 chromosome 5, ASM2204524v1, whole genome shotgun sequence genome includes a window with the following:
- the LOC124420350 gene encoding uncharacterized protein LOC124420350, with translation MQQIYTVLLLVTIVNCNIILNTNRTQFVISRENTNIINIIKYLNNEQNIQLNILVNLADNSQTTEYYADVLKVTDKPKLIVNQEIYLKNSTPLFEKFNRNCLAIVWLRASHMNTTLNMLDHILWRIHFKDILLIHQPEPGDNGIISKKELGLIFERCWTKGFISVLLWSQRQQQLYTYHPYPQIKVIRLTSVSKFLDKTHLNNFQQYIWRLPFFDFPNVCYSYKNRQGQLVRTGYFYKWIQLYLEYYNASIDHIFIDVWKYNYSQTDAISLVNDLNICMIPAFLTRNPKKYEMSNVLHLTRTLLMVPSDQEIPASLYLILPFRGYIWLAVIVSGILLFTLAYVIQCKVAKVKDLSKLALQVFKILIFLGIDLKGTKSLRDFLLHLMFLFTGIFLTNYYTSKLSSLYASKVYEPELKYLNDIERTDLMILEYSVDIDYLLNFPNLPEIVRSRFIVGNNNDLPRYRKNLNMTYIYSSHEELMDFLLFQQHYLKQPFAKKLNQPLYHRAQFITLPHRSPLIDHFNRYLRRIRENGLLEKFIADSKWDGVLSGYLTLLRDPEKRKRKNWNIFIMLSLFGFVVY, from the coding sequence atgcaacagaTATACACAGTACTTCTACTAGTGACTATAGTCAATTGTAATATTATCTTAAATACTAATAGAACACAGTTTGTGATTTCTCgcgaaaatacaaatataataaatataattaaatatctaaataatgagcaaaatatacaattaaatattttggtaaatCTTGCAGATAACTCCCAAACTACAGAATATTACGCAGATGTATTAAAAGTAACTGATAAACCAAAATTAATTGTAAACCAGGAAATATATCTGAAGAATAGTACtccattatttgaaaaatttaatagaaattgcTTAGCTATAGTTTGGTTAAGAGCTAGCCATATGAATACAACTTTAAATATGTTGGATCATATATTATGGCGAATACATTTCAAGGATATATTATTGATACATCAACCGGAACCAGGAGATAATGGCATTATAAGCAAAAAGGAATTAGGATTAATATTTGAAAGATGTTGGACGAAAGGTTTTATATCGGTTTTATTATGGTctcaacgacaacaacaactctACACTTATCATCCTTATCCTCAAATTAAGGTGATACGTCTTACAAGTGTTTCGAAATTTCTGGATAAAACAcatctaaataattttcaacaatatATATGGCGTTTaccatttttcgactttcccAATGTCTGTTACTCTTATAAGAATCGTCAAGGTCAACTTGTTCGTACCggctatttttataaatggaTACAGCTTTATTTGGAATATTATAATGCCAGTATTGATCATATTTTCATTGATGTATGGAAATATAATTACAGCCAGACGGATGCTATATCTTTGGTCAATgatttgaatatatgtatgatACCAGCATTTCTAACTAGAAatcccaaaaaatatgaaatgagCAATGTTTTACACTTGACTAGGACATTGCTGATGGTCCCAAGTGATCAAGAGATACCAGCCAGTTTATATCTTATTTTACCCTTCAGGGGTTACATATGGTTAGCAGTTATAGTAAGTGGAATTTTACTATTCACTTTAGCATATGTCATTCAATGTAAAGTAGCCAAAGTTAAGGATTTAAGTAAATTGGCTTTAcaggtttttaaaatattaatattcctGGGTATTGATTTAAAAGGTACTAAATCGTTAAGggattttcttttacatttaatGTTCCTATTTACCGGTATCTTTCTAACCAACTATTATACCTCTAAATTATCCAGCCTGTATGCCAGCAAGGTGTATGAACCAGAACTTAAATATCTCAATGACATAGAACGTACGGATTTAATGATTTTGGAATATTCCGTGGATATAGACTATTTGCTAAATTTTCCTAATTTACCCGAAATAGTCAGATCACGTTTTATAGTAGGCAATAATAATGATTTACCTAGATATCGTAAAAATCTCAATATGACTTATATATATTCGAGCCATGAGGAACTAATGgactttttgttatttcaacaaCATTATCTGAAACAACCATTCGCCAAGAAACTTAATCAGCCATTATATCACCGAGCACAATTTATAACACTGCCTCATCGTTCACCTTTGATTGATCATTTTAATAGATATCTAAGGCGTATTCGTGAAAATGGTTTGTTGGAAAAGTTTATAGCGGATAGCAAATGGGATGGCGTTTTAAGTGGTTATCTGACATTATTGCGTGATCCGGAGAAAAGGAAAAGGAAAAATTGGAATATTTTCATTATGCTTTCGTTATTTGGTTTTGTGGTTTATTGA
- the LOC124420268 gene encoding uncharacterized protein LOC124420268: MLFKTQQVRIALLLVTTVVVTAGSVNYIDWDRYVENTYITDIINYINKMHNIQINILVNLADEFESAEYFSEVLTATELPKFIVNQEIYLKNSKALYEKFNRNSLTIAWLRENNINATLKMLDHILWRIHFKDIFVIFETEQGNNLNDKQLMALFQGCWHKGFISVLLWHQEQLYTYHPYPKIKTIQLQNVQQYMDKTHLNNYQQYSCPMPFFDFPNLCFSYRNRQGKLVRTGYYYKWVQLYLDYYNASIDHIFIDMWTGNYTQLEAINILNELGFCLLPIFLSKSGQYFERSKVQHLTRVNLMVPSANEISASLYLALPFNVIIWLIIVLSCFIFFVLIYFIHCGNNRNIAKDFGKMALQAFSVIIFLAIDVDEKRSLKQFFFNLLFLFTGFFLTNYYTSNLSSLYAAKVYEPELKYLTDIGRTNLKILEHSADIAYMLNLDLSKEFDGRFITGGNTELQKARLDLNMSYIYTTHDEFVDFLLFQQLYLKHPIAKKLDQELYSRADYVTAPHRSPLIDHFNRYISRLRENGMLAKFIEDTKWDGILSGYLILLRDSEDRKPLTLEYFRYAFVLLS; encoded by the coding sequence atgctCTTTAAAACACAACAAGTACGCATAGCACTTTTACTAGTGACTACAGTTGTTGTCACAGCGGGCAGTGTAAACTATATAGATTGGGACAGATATGTGGAAAATACTTATATAACAGATATAAtcaattatataaacaaaatgcataatatacaaattaatattttggtaAATCTTGCAGATGAATTCGAAAGCGCAGAATATTTCTCTGAAGTGCTGACAGCAACGGAATTAcctaaatttattgtaaatcaGGAGATATATCTTAAGAATAGTAAagctttatatgaaaaatttaatagaaacagCTTGACAATAGCTTGGTTGAGGGAGAACAATATAAATGCTACTTTAAAGATGTTGGATCATATTCTATGGCGAATACATTTCAAagatatatttgtaattttcgaAACAGAGCAGGGTAATAATTTGAACGATAAACAATTGATGGCTTTATTTCAAGGCTGCTGGCATAAGGGTTTTATATCGGTTTTATTATGGCATCAAGAGCAACTTTACACATATCATCCATATCCAAAAATTAAAACGATACAATTGCAAAATGTTCAACAATATATggataaaacacatttaaataattatcaacAATACTCTTGTCCCATGCCATTTTTTGACTTTCCCAATTTATGTTTCTCCTATAGAAATCGTCAAGGTAAATTGGTTCGTACCGGTTACTATTACAAATGGGTGCAATTATACTTGGACTATTATAATGCCTCTATTGATCATATTTTCATCGATATGTGGACTGGAAATTATACACAATTGGAAGCCATAAATATTCTCAATGAATTGGGTTTTTGCCTATTACCCATATTTCTCTCTAAAAGTGGACAATATTTTGAAAGAAGCAAAGTGCAACATCTAACCAGAGTTAATCTGATGGTACCTAGTGCCAATGAAATTTCTGCAAGTTTATATCTCGCCTTGCCCTTTAACGTTATCATATGGTTGATTATCgttttaagttgttttatatttttcgttttaatttattttatacattgtGGAAATAATAGGAATATTGCTAAGGATTTTGGTAAAATGGCTTTGCAAGCTTTCAGTGTAATCATATTTCTTGCCATAGATGTGGATGAAAAGAGAtcacttaaacaatttttcttcaatcttttatttttatttactggCTTCTTTCTAACTAACTACTACACCTCAAATCTATCCAGTCTTTATGCAGCGAAAGTATATGAACCAGAACTTAAATATCTCACTGATATCGGTCGtacgaatttaaaaatattagaacATTCTGCTGATATAGCTTATATGCTAAATCTCGACTTATCAAAGGAATTTGATGGACGTTTTATTACGGGTGGTAATACAGAGTTACAAAAAGCTCGTCTAGATCTCAACATGTCCTATATATATACGACCCATGATGAATTtgtagattttcttttatttcagcAACTGTATCTCAAGCATCCTATTGCCAAGAAACTAGATCAGGAATTGTATAGTCGTGCAGATTATGTAACTGCACCTCACCGATCTCCATTGATTGATCACTTTAATAGATATATATCGCGTTTACGTGAAAATGGCATGTTGGCGAAATTTATAGAGGATACTAAATGGGATGGTATATTAAGTGGATATCTAATTTTATTGCGAGATTCAGAAGATCGGAAACCTTTAACGTTAGAATATTTTCGTTATGCTTTTGTTTTATTGAGCTGA